The genomic region TATGTATCAATAATAGtacaaataaaacataaaaaatgggaCATCtcttttatgaaaatttttaagttcatttttttaagactttcaattaaatatgttaacATAGATTGGTTAATCAAATCGTTTTTCTTTGATATAACAAAGTTTGTTAATTCTCGATTAAGTCCATTCATTCCATAATCTTCTTCAGTTAATTCACATTTCATTTGTAAGAATTTCTCTACAATATTTGTCATAGTCTTACTCACATCTTTTATTGGTATATgctgaaaaattttaaacttAATTTCCTCATTTCGAGATTTTACTATACTTAATAACATTtccttatatatgtattttacaaTTCTGTAGattcttttatttacttttttaaaatcaaTCAAACCATTTTTAACGGCACATCTAACACTGTCCAGTGGAGTGGAACAACACAAATGCTGCACTTGTTCGCTTTCAGCAGCTGTCAAATTGATCCtaatttttagtttatttaaCAGGTTAGAAATGCTGTAGCTCTTTGGATGTTTATCGTTATCATTTAACTCagaggaataaaaaaaagagttctttatttttttatcccacttataaattattaactcTGTGAACTGCATGAATAAAAACGTGTACACATAGCTACAACAATATCTACTTAGACAAACATAATGCATAATTAATTCCACATTtctttcattattaatatattcatatacatttttcaAGACATGATCCTTTCTACtctcaaatttttttatatcatttataaaattattatcaacctctttctctttattcttaaaatagttcttataaaatgaattatcaTCTGTATCACTGAACGAATTATATACTCCTTCTACGTATTTTTCGACTACGTGCGTGTCTACCTTTTTCAtacacatattattataacagtTTATTATATCTTCATCTAAGTCTTCGCACTCCTCCATTTGTTCGACATTATCACTTGCCTCCGCATTTTCTTTATCAAGACCGCTGATATGACTAAAATAATATGCTAATTCCTTCTCGAAAATGGAACAACTCctactttttttatctacCTTTTCATGAGAATTATCCACagtaatatatttctcaTTTTCTGAAAAATTTCCATTGTACCATTTCATGTTTGTACTTCCATCCAGTTTACCAAAATTTGGCATATTCCTTTCCATACCATTTAAACAAATATCctcattattttgtttacaattatcatcaaaataatactttcccttttttaataaaaggaaattcCTTACTAACAtgtgtatattattaatgtcCATATTTGATTGAATAGAGAGAGAAAAGAACAGTGCACTTAAACCCAAAAAACAATATTCAGAATATACAtcactttttaatttaatattatcaatgaaaaattttcctATGGATAAAACATtctcatttatatattccaaAAACGGGTTATAATAGATGACATAAAACATAGTTAAACACAAAAattgatttttattttttacatcatTTGCATCATTTAGAGAAAATTGAGAataatcaaaaataaatgttaaaaattcaGCACATAACCTATTTGCATTCATTTTGTCTAAccttaaaaatatgtgaGATATATGCCAACCATACATTTTTTGAACTTCAAAATTACCTACATACAAAGTATCTTTTATATCTTCCATCATCAAAGAATTAATGGTATCATCTTTCAAAGTTgaaaaacaatttaaaagTTTTAATACCTTTTTTAGTAAAGAcaaattgttaatatttacattctCTTTCGcatattgtaatatatttaccaaTATACTGGCTATATATTGACACATAGAAGGGTACTCATCATGGGCTTCTTTAAATCCTGTGTAAATActtccttttattattttcatccaaaaagataaaaagtacttggaaaaaaatactaaataGAAGAAAgtaatacaatattttaacaaactacttttttgtaattttatcctttcttttatataattgaaatatatataaaacaaataattcgTAAGTTTTTCTAATACaccaaaatatatttcatcaaaaatcatttcttttttaattaaatagccaaataaatatatatgagaaCAGGTTATATGGTAATGTAACTCCTTCAAATTTTGACAATTTTTATCACTTCTATCACTTTCACCATTTTGTTCAAATTTTTCCGAACTTAGagaatgtaaaattttttcaaatatatccctatttccttcatttttaatCAGTACATACAactttgttaataatttagCACCcccttttattaatttattgctacctgtatataatatgttgTTCAAAATTATATCTAACCTTCCCTTTAATAATATCTCTAAATGatcatgtatattttttttgacagtttttaaattattacaagATTCAGAGAtgggaatttttttttctctcttatttttcatatcattaagaaaatatttcagcttctttaatattaatgtaaaCATAGAGCAGTACGCCAAAAAATAAGAGTCCTTCAAATCACTTtcaaaattaacaatattaattaaaaatatatctagtATTAAAAAGGAACAATAAAAACTTTCGACATGagaaatttcaaaaaaatccACTACTTccaaatatttaattaaattatacaaatgTCGCAGATTAAAATTTGCATGATGTACATTTGAGTAGTCCATAACACATTCTGcgttatttattaataccGATTTGTTATTTACTATTATCGTACAATTGAATGAGTAGTCATTATTTCCCCCATTTCTTTCACTTTCAAAAGAATGTTCATCCACTTCTATCCAAACATTATTATGCTCCTCGAAACTGGTGCTTCTAAATAGGTATATAACATCACCGTCATCCAAGTGCAACaacttttttgtaataaaaaaaatgtatttatcaAATGATAATTTGCTTTCCTTCTTATGTTGTTCTATATAATCCTTTACAAAATCTGATAAAACAATGTCATTACAATTTTCATAAAGTAATGGGTAATAAATGAACTCACAACTTTCAGgggaaaatatatgaacacaCCATTTTAATAGTGTACTAATTAGTAAAGTATTAtctgaaaaaattataaatcgATCTAAcaaattcataatattttgaacaatgatatttttccaatttttgcACTCTTCATATTTGTTTGATTTTTCCTTCCCTTCTCTGACTTTCTTAAAACTTTCCCTTTTATCATCTTTTTCACCCCTTTCcaatgatataatattttctacaCTGTTACAAGCGTCTATACTTATAGCCGTACAAGTGAGGTACTCCTTTTCACTCTTCATTATCTTTTCTTTCCTATAAAGACAActcttataatatttttccaaaGCAGATAAAACGTCATTTATCTTATTGTAAACGATATATGACtctcttttactttttcgaAACCTTTTTAACTTATCAAAAAATAGATATGTCAACATAAAAGACTTATTCAACACTTGAATGTTCATTTCAGAATCACTAATATgcatttcaaaaaaaatttctatcATTGTTGAGATGTTTGTAAAAGAACTATAACtgttattacaattattatcATGGTCGTTATCGTCATTATCGTTGTTATCATGCCCTTCTAGCATCTTCAAATagcaaaatattaaatgaaaaatacaatCATTATACTCGTTgatatacacattttttgtattttgtaatataaataacattaaatCGAAAAGGCATTTTTTCATCTCctcattttttaactttatagTATGTCTGTTTTCActcaaaaaatttacaaattttgCTTTATCTTTAAGTAAGCTTTGAAAATTCGTAAACTCACACACAAAGTTTACATTATTTACATCACtagaaaaacagaaaaaataatagtatatataattcaacaaaggatgtaaatatttcttatctTTAGCTACTATGACactattttgaaataaacttaaaattttGATGATATAATTAATCGAATACATATAgttatcaaaatattttataatatccaaatgtatatctataaaaaatgtatcattaaaattaagaaatcGTTTTTTACTTTGAAGTAAAGAAATTGCAAAGTCTTTAATTTcgtcatatttttcattagaaCAAATAATGTACGAagaatatgttatattatggttacaaataaaactactcaaaaaatataaggtattttttttcatttttatatgatttgttatagaataattcttattattgaataatttttgtctgtaaatatttactatttcTGCTTcaagaaattttatttctttcatGTTTTTGCAATAAATTGGTACTACcaaaaattcatttatatgttttacaaaattgctaatttttttatcattcctaatattattattagaatCACTAGAGATATATTCCtccatcttttttttgtttgtatgGTTATTTAAAATGTCTAAACATTcaatgaattttattatcaaaaatataCACGCTGCCCTATTCATTGAAAGCTTGTCGCTGTTTTCGATTactattttttgaaattttagCTTCTCTTCATCACTTGCATTCTTAAAACCAATATCTAAGAATATAGATAAAGTGCTGTTGTACAGTATCCAGCTATTCCTACTGGTACTATCACCATCTGTATCATCATTAAAGTTACCTTTACTATATCTTTCCTTATCGACATTTTTAAAGTAGTTTTCAACGATTTCCGAGAGGGGTATATTGACATTTTCTAGCGATTTACATCTTAAAACACACTGGCTGATAATTTCTACTAAggtttttcttaattttacttcactaattaaaatttcatttaatactAACGGAATTAACTAAAAAAGGCAGGGCAAGAAagcacatacgtacataagtatacatatatatatatatatatatatggagaGAGCGAGAGAGAGAATAACCATTTCCGTAAAGTTACCTTAAGTGAAAATGGTTTAACAATTAaatgattataaaaaaaaaaaaaggtatatatCATTACTTTATATAAGACAGGTCCAATTCTATCATCTTTGGTTAAACACAAATTTAACAGAATATCGTCGTAGCTTTTTTTCTGCTTTTCTTCTAGGCACATTATtagaacatatttttaaaaaacccAAAagggaatataaaaaaataaataatataatataataaaatataaaacttagataaaataaataaatgtgcTTTTCGAATGGTATAGCATAACTGTAAAActataacaaattaaaaaattaatgagaAATATAAGAGAGGTACACAAGgatgtttttcttttcttttcttttttcttttttttttttttttctttttcatttaagcTTAAATTTTTATCGTCCCCTTTTCAGATtcacttaaaaataaattataaataatccaatctttattttttttgttaattgaTTATCGCTTTAAATATTGGTTTAAAACAGAATGAacaaaaatgacaaaaagaatattatttaaaaaatatataattaaatttatagcAGAATCAATTTGTACATTCGATGATTATTCAAAtggtataaaatatttatacatctGTACAGTCGTAGCTAATCGTTacaatacatttttaacGAATTAACTACTTAAAATATGCCCAAACTTTTCAAAATTACAACATATTATCAAATAACACATATTCTGTATTTTTCTTATCgttcttaataaaaatttttatatattaagacTAAATGGAacacttcaaaaaaaaaaaaaaaatttttctctttttaatattaattttataatagttatttcttattttgaTTTGTTTTCCCCGCataaataaatcatttttaattattttcccTGTTACTAATGTAGCAAATGTGCTAAAAGGAAcgttcattttttatgttacttTCAAAAGGTACTTATAATCTCATTCAAagactaatatatattagccACTTATTGTTTAACGTATTTCCATTACTCttctatattttacataaaatctGATATTCCTTTgtgcaaaaagaaaaaaaaaaaaaaagagcaaatTAATGTtctgaaaaagaaaatatgtaCCTGATAAGGTCATAGACAAGTTTCAGGGTTAACACTAATAAACAGttcgaaaaaataaaaaaaaagaattttttcaaaaggtAAGTAACGGCTAATAtattgcacatatatatttatatatatatgtacataagtgtgtacatatacacgtatGTATTATAGTCTTCGTATAGAGTGCACAAAATATACTTAACTATTTAGTTTTTtgtgtattaaaaaaaaaaaaaaaattaaaacttccaaatttttctataatttaaaaaaagtgtataATAAACCCGACGCTTCCTACATTTGCCTATGTTACCAGAGTACAGTTCCACACCACAATCAGACAAagccttttcttttttgtccTGTTAATTTtacacctttttttttttttttaattttcgcATCTTTCCCGTAACACGTTGTTTTAGatgaaacataaaaataaaacaaagagCTCagttatgataaaaaagtaatttttattcacatttcgttaatttaattatttcatgtttttaataaatgttttatgaaaaatttttgcaTTTCAAGGGCTCATCATTCTTGCACATTTCTGAGTTGCTACTGATGAgggtataattttttttttttttttttgtcttcaTTCTAAAATTCCTTTTTCAGTTGTCATCTGTCATCTGTATGTTTTTTGTACCTGGTTTGTTTCTAATCATTCGTTCTttgtatttcatttatttttgctttttttttttttttgttttttttgttttttgttttttgttttttttttgtttttctttttgtttttttctaattttcgTTTCCCCTTTCTAAATAATTATCATCCATTCGTCAATTATAACCCTCCCTTTTagaatgaataaaattacggaatgtcaaaaaaaaaaaaaaaaaaagaaagtaaatATGCTGTGTCCTTTATTTTCATGTAAAAGCAAGTATTACTATAACATTTCGAATTTTCCACCATCCGATAATGAAGAATGCGAACCTTTTTTCGAgggtaaaaacaaaaataaagatttTCACTATATAATTGAAAAAGCCGTAAacgaaattatatatgatacaAAAAAGAGCTGTGATGTTCATTCTGACTTTGAACAAGTTGAGAAAATtgggaataaaaaaaaggaacatcTATATTCCGATGATTGTTTAGATGatattgatataattttaaaaaagagcaAAACCGAAAACatgtttttaagaaaaaaagaaaataacgAAGTTAGTGATATCTTATTACCctctaaaaatataaaacaaagaaTTTATTCTATAAACGAAGACAAAATAGACATAAAAGATAAtagcagaaaaaaaatagaaaatacaCTCAATGATAAcataatagaaaattttaaaaatgttttatgtaatgatttaaacaaatattttaaagatatacTGGAAGACGTAAAAAAAGGTACTGAAATGAATGAAATTAATGGTTCTAATATACAAAAAGAGGAGCATATTCCAAGCGAGAAAAAACTTCAGCAtcattttaacattttaaaaaaaaatactaccAATTGCGAAGTACCATTCGATAATATTTCTAACTGCACAGATACCACAGATATAACGTGTATTAACagtaaaatgttaaaaagggttaattacaaaaaaataaattgtgaAAGCGTAACTTCAGAAGAGAACAAAAAATTCGATGTTGCTCAATTATTCAATATTAGTGAAAGTGACGGTAGAACACATTTcaataaacaaaatactGTAACATATAAGGACAACGCATCTTTTGATATAGTTGTAGATCTCAATcaagataatatattattaaaaaatactcacaataataatagaagaACTGTGAACAAATCAaggtacaaaaaaaatttttatttttcaaaaagaaaaaaattaactaaagaaaaatcatttttattaagcaaaaaaagtaaattatataacaaagATTACCATAAGACGGATGATATGAGAAGTAGTATgcctaaaaaaaaacaaccCTATTTATGCAAATCACACCGCGAGATTGTAAATAGTATGGGCAATGTTACTAGCTCtggtataataaaaactttaATAACTTcaactcaaaaaaaaaaaaaaaaaaaaaaaaaaaaagaatatttctgctccatatatattagtatcaTATCTTCTGCTGCATTATCAGCCCTCCCAAATGTTCATGCTTCATTTGTAAATAAgtaattatatacacatatatatatttgtgtgtaAAATTTCGTACACGTCCCCCCTTACGTATGTgaaaattcctttttttttatttacccCAGGAAATTTGAGTGCTTTGAGAAATTCCCATATGTCCCTTGAGTCAAAATCCAACTTCTGTACAAGCCCAACTGAAGATTTTGTCTTTAGCCATTTTCagaaaaatgcaaataacaacattataaataaacttcttctttaaaaattttcttctcATAATACTGTAACtctttcttcatttttttttttttttttttttgtttttcgtTTCTCAAACTCATTAAAACTCTGtcttattcaaaaaattttataatatttaaaggaATCTTATTTGTGCGAGGTGTATTCTTAATTGTTGAAATTcaattataaaacaaaaaaaaaaaaaaaaaaaaaaaaaaaggtagaGAAGGGTACATAAATGCATAGAAATGTACAGAAGTGTACAGAAATGTGtagaaatgaaaataaaaaaataagaacaaacgctttattagaaaaatttgtattacattgccttatttttataagttacaaaaaaaaaaaaaaaaaattcaaactATTGCAGCCtttcaaaattatgaaaaaatacacataagacatgttaaataaattcaaacaaaaatttaaaaaagatattttttcctttttttaaaaagaaaaaaaaaaaaaaaaaatgaaaaattacaaatatgaCATACatgattaaaaataaatttatttcatatagacattttacaaaaaaataaaaatttgtttcaAACCCATTAAACTGTAGAAATATGTGTTTCCGTTATTGTCGTGATggatgaacatatatatgttttgtCCGGGCcagaggaaaaaaatataatatgttattcataaaattataataacaaaaattaactTTGCATTTAACAGGTAAAGTTGAAGAGTaatcaaaattaattttaacattctttttaaattcaatatttataatgtttttaaaaaaaggtgTTGTAGAATTATCCACTGTATTACCTACATCTCTgcagttttttattttccattcATGGATATGTATCTTATGATAatatgatttatttatttttctaaatggttttgtgttttccttttttttttttttcttcatttttcctCCTCCTTCCTCCTCTTCAACaatgtacttttttaaatacttttCATCCAACTCCATATCCGAATCATTCTTCACGTTATGGTTTGCTGCTTTcgattttttcctttttgcaaataaag from Plasmodium malariae genome assembly, chromosome: 11 harbors:
- the PmUG01_11016800 gene encoding conserved Plasmodium protein, unknown function, coding for MCLEEKQKKSYDDILLNLCLTKDDRIGPVLYKLIPLVLNEILISEVKLRKTLVEIISQCVLRCKSLENVNIPLSEIVENYFKNVDKERYSKGNFNDDTDGDSTSRNSWILYNSTLSIFLDIGFKNASDEEKLKFQKIVIENSDKLSMNRAACIFLIIKFIECLDILNNHTNKKKMEEYISSDSNNNIRNDKKISNFVKHINEFLVVPIYCKNMKEIKFLEAEIVNIYRQKLFNNKNYSITNHIKMKKNTLYFLSSFICNHNITYSSYIICSNEKYDEIKDFAISLLQSKKRFLNFNDTFFIDIHLDIIKYFDNYMYSINYIIKILSLFQNSVIVAKDKKYLHPLLNYIYYYFFCFSSDVNNVNFVCEFTNFQSLLKDKAKFVNFLSENRHTIKLKNEEMKKCLFDLMLFILQNTKNVYINEYNDCIFHLIFCYLKMLEGHDNNDNDDNDHDNNCNNSYSSFTNISTMIEIFFEMHISDSEMNIQVLNKSFMLTYLFFDKLKRFRKSKRESYIVYNKINDVLSALEKYYKSCLYRKEKIMKSEKEYLTCTAISIDACNSVENIISLERGEKDDKRESFKKVREGKEKSNKYEECKNWKNIIVQNIMNLLDRFIIFSDNTLLISTLLKWCVHIFSPESCEFIYYPLLYENCNDIVLSDFVKDYIEQHKKESKLSFDKYIFFITKKLLHLDDGDVIYLFRSTSFEEHNNVWIEVDEHSFESERNGGNNDYSFNCTIIVNNKSVLINNAECVMDYSNVHHANFNLRHLYNLIKYLEVVDFFEISHVESFYCSFLILDIFLINIVNFESDLKDSYFLAYCSMFTLILKKLKYFLNDMKNKREKKIPISESCNNLKTVKKNIHDHLEILLKGRLDIILNNILYTGSNKLIKGGAKLLTKLYVLIKNEGNRDIFEKILHSLSSEKFEQNGESDRSDKNCQNLKELHYHITCSHIYLFGYLIKKEMIFDEIYFGVLEKLTNYLFYIYFNYIKERIKLQKSSLLKYCITFFYLVFFSKYFLSFWMKIIKGSIYTGFKEAHDEYPSMCQYIASILVNILQYAKENVNINNLSLLKKVLKLLNCFSTLKDDTINSLMMEDIKDTLYVGNFEVQKMYGWHISHIFLRLDKMNANRLCAEFLTFIFDYSQFSLNDANDVKNKNQFLCLTMFYVIYYNPFLEYINENVLSIGKFFIDNIKLKSDVYSEYCFLGLSALFFSLSIQSNMDINNIHMLVRNFLLLKKGKYYFDDNCKQNNEDICLNGMERNMPNFGKLDGSTNMKWYNGNFSENEKYITVDNSHEKVDKKSRSCSIFEKELAYYFSHISGLDKENAEASDNVEQMEECEDLDEDIINCYNNMCMKKVDTHVVEKYVEGVYNSFSDTDDNSFYKNYFKNKEKEVDNNFINDIKKFESRKDHVLKNVYEYINNERNVELIMHYVCLSRYCCSYVYTFLFMQFTELIIYKWDKKIKNSFFYSSELNDNDKHPKSYSISNLLNKLKIRINLTAAESEQVQHLCCSTPLDSVRCAVKNGLIDFKKVNKRIYRIVKYIYKEMLLSIVKSRNEEIKFKIFQHIPIKDVSKTMTNIVEKFLQMKCELTEEDYGMNGLNRELTNFVISKKNDLINQSMLTYLIESLKKMNLKIFIKEMSHFLCFICTIIDTYLMNTKLCITFLNMFKNICTKYSNEFKNWYFRDRDDDSSSNNIKLSHRFDGGKKNWIDVVKKGEPANRSRVNSKGETSLVSKMNEHEYYDENEDNLNAVIMNLLQFYKKCNGNKKLELYFIDCLNKSLLSSDVIVFDLRMLLEFYIQNREKIESDYNELSIQNDKNENEFYTKGERYTDGETYAEGEGYRDEKVHTESEIFFGKLVKYNNSDKHSEVLDKIISNYKDSSDIEESLKYVLVLLKEGNKGKYILSSISFVIIKLLDRYEVLFPDNVYLYIQLCIYAFDTICAFITRNIYSNHLSHINDILFYLINRIPNHHYIKFVYFNLLSDYSEAHISLKDSQNIRNYSGSVILYLLKKNYLLDLNDEHIFRDKKRVENVKVFNEIVFFNKVNSHVKEMLGADTLNLRIKQKADNLKLNKECAYNDNSISNLLFYKLIDKLKNESDLVDNKLASYIYKNSVVDDVYVENVVRNRIETKLTSFKLKHEAVETLLYTFDEEIKFIIMEVCTICNEELKKVKLFDEENKKLFNMLEPKLTARSFIIKNVKNYENNYYKDMYEILYKRNIFHFYKFFNEYIEEFHIFLDSKFSKDKRACLISIDKFIESFVDIYKCEDYDKLEYENLRKFLNLYLKVKSLFKKEYLEQDNNNYFTILTILKCINFMLLLIYQKKDVKQGNYADNLYVLEKDLVINTSEIYDIFEDILDVFIEVREFEIFQHVYIFLFNIPPIFIKNFNFEKLYKCLIHFINKYFLNHYSDIANYDSNFCLHFCKLVVCVFSYFLNKDDLISWLHFFNYRYLNKFVKFDILLKYTFDMKKVYYHEDIIKSMCLEIKSPPLFENKIMHVCKQKNDDILEYNYAGVSSKYTEETIEDCDEKKCAMINYTNNSTSNHIKNLDMNGKKNVCSNVEDKFLDYLRKFLCILFEISKDNNNILIVIKTFFQFMFYNKISFFQIGGTRFWEKIYNYIYLSIIKNKTKKGFENLMDILNILMCMYNSYGYQNEDDKKIHVDIKINEFHPSLFFDDSKSSNMNSTTITFVFIIFFKIREKSKSFLFPDYIVQNLRYTIMLNYPHFFL
- the PmUG01_11016900 gene encoding conserved Plasmodium protein, unknown function; amino-acid sequence: MNKITECQKKKKKKKVNMLCPLFSCKSKYYYNISNFPPSDNEECEPFFEGKNKNKDFHYIIEKAVNEIIYDTKKSCDVHSDFEQVEKIGNKKKEHLYSDDCLDDIDIILKKSKTENMFLRKKENNEVSDILLPSKNIKQRIYSINEDKIDIKDNSRKKIENTLNDNIIENFKNVLCNDLNKYFKDILEDVKKGTEMNEINGSNIQKEEHIPSEKKLQHHFNILKKNTTNCEVPFDNISNCTDTTDITCINSKMLKRVNYKKINCESVTSEENKKFDVAQLFNISESDGRTHFNKQNTVTYKDNASFDIVVDLNQDNILLKNTHNNNRRTVNKSRYKKNFYFSKRKKLTKEKSFLLSKKSKLYNKDYHKTDDMRSSMPKKKQPYLCKSHREIVNSMGNVTSSGNLSALRNSHMSLESKSNFCTSPTEDFVFSHFQKNANNNIINKLLL